A stretch of DNA from Candidatus Methylomirabilota bacterium:
CCTGCAGGAGCGCCTCGCGCAGCTCCTGAATCGCCGCTAGTCCCCCGCCCGCGTCCCCTTCGTCGCCTCCGCTGCGGTAGACTCGGCGGCATGTGTGGCCGCTACACGGAGACCGCCGCCTTCGAGGAGCTCGCCCATCGCTTCGGCATCGAGGTGGAGGAGGCGGACAACGAAGAAATGATCTCGCGCTACAACGTCGCGCCCTCCCAGCCCGTGCCGATCGTCATCGCCCGCGACGGGCAGCGCCGGCTTCTCACCGCCCGCTGGGGGCTGAGGCCCTTCTGGGCGCGGAACGGCGGGCGTGCCCCCATCAACGCGCGAGCCGAGACGGTGGCGACGAGCGCGATGTTCAGCGAGGCGCTCCGAAGCACGCGCTGCCTCGTTCCCGCTGACGGCTTCTACGAGTGGCAAGCGGTGCCGGGCCAGAAGCGCAAGCAGCCCTGGTACCTGCGGCTCCGCGACGGCGGGCTCTTCGCCTTCGCGGGCCTCTATACGCCGCCGCGCGCGAGCGAGGGACAGCGCGCGACCTGCGCCATCATCACCACCACGCCGAACGAGCTCGCGGCGTCCATCCACGACCGCATGCCCGTGATCCTCGAACCCGACGTGGAAGCGGCCTGGCTCGATCCGCGCCTCGCGGATACGGCGGCGCTACTGCCCTTCCTCCGTCCCCTGCCCGCCGAGCGCATGGAGGCGTATCGCGTCTCCTCGCTCGTCTCGTCGTCGCAGAACGACGGGCCCGCGCTCGTCGAGCGCCTCTCCGCCTAGAGCGTCGGCCGGCTTTACAGCTCGGCGGCCGCGCAGGGACTGCATCCCCTCGATGATCCGTTTGACGCGGAGTTCCGCGCTGGCACGGGCGCTGCAGAACTAGCTCCGGAGGATCTACCATGGAGCGCTGCACGATCGTCGTCGGCACGCGTGACCGCTTCTCGACACTCATCGCCTGTCTGGAGCGCATTCGCGCGTGCACGCCCGAGCCCCACGACCTCATTGTGGTCGCGGGCGGGGCGCCGGAGGCGCTGCGCCAGGAATGGCAGCGCCGCTACGGCAACCAGGCGAAGTTCATCTTCGAGCGCCAGTTCCTGAATCAGGCGCAGGCGCGCAATCTGGGCATGCGCGCCGCCACGACCCGGCTCGCTGTGCTCATGGACAACGACGTGCTCGTGCGGCCCGGCTGGCTGCGGCCGCTCGTGGAGTGCCAGCAGGAAACCGGCGCAGTGATGGTCGTGCCCGTGATCCTCGAATCGGAGACCGAGATCCACGCCGCGGGGAATACCCTCTACGTGACGTACGTGAACGGTCGGGCGTACGGGCACAAGGAACTGCGGATGCACGGCATGCCGTACCACCAGGGCTCGAACATGCGTCGAGGGCCGGTGGACTACGGCGAGCTGCACTGCCAGCTCGTGGAAATCGAGCCGACGCTGCGCCTGCAGGCCTACGACGAGGACATCCTGGAGGTCGGCGAGGTGGACTCCGGCCTGACCTGGGCGCGGGCCGGACTCGGCCAGTGGTTCGAGCCGACCTCCGTAGTGCACTACCAGATCGACGCGCCGATCGCCGCCGTGGACATCCGGCTCTTCGACTGGCGCTGGAACATGCGGTCGATCCTCACGGGC
This window harbors:
- a CDS encoding SOS response-associated peptidase; the protein is MCGRYTETAAFEELAHRFGIEVEEADNEEMISRYNVAPSQPVPIVIARDGQRRLLTARWGLRPFWARNGGRAPINARAETVATSAMFSEALRSTRCLVPADGFYEWQAVPGQKRKQPWYLRLRDGGLFAFAGLYTPPRASEGQRATCAIITTTPNELAASIHDRMPVILEPDVEAAWLDPRLADTAALLPFLRPLPAERMEAYRVSSLVSSSQNDGPALVERLSA
- a CDS encoding glycosyltransferase, producing the protein MERCTIVVGTRDRFSTLIACLERIRACTPEPHDLIVVAGGAPEALRQEWQRRYGNQAKFIFERQFLNQAQARNLGMRAATTRLAVLMDNDVLVRPGWLRPLVECQQETGAVMVVPVILESETEIHAAGNTLYVTYVNGRAYGHKELRMHGMPYHQGSNMRRGPVDYGELHCQLVEIEPTLRLQAYDEDILEVGEVDSGLTWARAGLGQWFEPTSVVHYQIDAPIAAVDIRLFDWRWNMRSILTGYRYFEQKWGIDITEQGRFRRFLYGYNRQLGLLPRLFPSPLALGVDRAAGRLRRGARAALAPLRAPQWVAANLKAWWIGYNDWPRSTAEKRPSAATGERAVLAIGATLPGVPVITPPAPRTWRHHYRRWRDDDPRSRHDRKGIHQRHAAAQ